One Pirellulales bacterium genomic window carries:
- a CDS encoding Flp family type IVb pilin, whose protein sequence is MVCFASKVRRFLVAEDGPTAVEYAVMLALIVIVCLAAIGSIGTNAKATFENVANSLGGGS, encoded by the coding sequence ATGGTGTGCTTCGCCTCGAAAGTGCGTCGGTTTCTGGTTGCGGAAGACGGTCCCACCGCCGTGGAATATGCCGTCATGTTGGCACTGATCGTGATCGTTTGCTTGGCGGCAATCGGCTCGATCGGCACCAACGCGAAAGCCACGTTCGAAAACGTGGCCAACTCGCTAGGCGGCGGCAGCTAG
- a CDS encoding prepilin peptidase: MFVERILTAFQQHAPVWLVAITLVVAAVIDGYKLKVPNWLTFPMILSGWALGAYAHGWEGLGLSLLGTAVGLALLLPAYAIGGMGAGDVKLLAGVGSWLAAAYLMEGVVTTFYAFFVSALVGGVLALTMVLFRRSWRKHKDQFLTIVNEMVTIGNPTELATIAAKRKSSMLLLPYGIPIAIGSIAYFIWAGMLI; this comes from the coding sequence ATGTTCGTCGAACGTATTTTGACCGCCTTCCAACAGCATGCCCCCGTGTGGCTGGTGGCCATTACCCTGGTCGTGGCCGCGGTGATCGATGGATACAAGCTAAAAGTTCCCAACTGGCTGACGTTCCCCATGATCCTCAGCGGTTGGGCGCTTGGTGCGTATGCCCATGGATGGGAAGGCTTGGGATTGAGCCTGCTGGGAACCGCCGTGGGACTCGCCTTGTTGCTGCCGGCCTACGCCATTGGCGGAATGGGTGCAGGCGATGTGAAGCTATTAGCAGGAGTGGGATCGTGGCTCGCTGCCGCCTACTTGATGGAGGGCGTGGTAACGACGTTCTACGCGTTTTTCGTTTCAGCACTGGTTGGCGGAGTGCTAGCACTGACGATGGTGCTGTTTCGGCGGAGTTGGAGAAAACACAAGGACCAGTTCCTTACGATCGTCAATGAGATGGTTACGATTGGCAATCCGACTGAGCTAGCAACGATTGCTGCCAAGCGAAAAAGCTCCATGCTGCTCTTGCCGTATGGAATTCCCATTGCCATTGGCTCGATCGCTTACTTTATTTGGGCGGGGATGTTGATATGA
- a CDS encoding pilus assembly protein codes for MNRNSLIARNLRHSSRKSAGDESLRRQSPAATNSGARFPANTQPAGQLNPSRVNLKVENFCRSCRRNRRGAAVVEFAVVAPVFFLLVFGMIEYGRMVMVQQVITNASREGARVAVLDGATASDVQTKVGDYLTSAKISGATTTVSPSPPSNAGYGAPVTVTVSVPFNQVSWLPSPLFLGGKTMSATSVMRREAVQ; via the coding sequence ATGAATCGCAATTCTTTGATAGCACGTAACTTAAGGCATTCCTCAAGAAAATCGGCAGGAGACGAATCCCTTCGCCGACAATCGCCTGCGGCGACCAATTCTGGAGCGAGATTTCCAGCCAACACCCAACCGGCCGGCCAGTTAAATCCGAGTCGAGTAAATCTCAAGGTGGAGAATTTCTGCCGATCGTGCCGAAGAAACCGACGGGGGGCCGCTGTCGTCGAGTTCGCGGTCGTTGCGCCGGTCTTCTTTCTGCTGGTGTTCGGCATGATCGAATACGGCCGGATGGTGATGGTTCAACAAGTAATCACGAATGCGTCCCGCGAGGGCGCACGCGTGGCCGTGCTCGACGGGGCGACCGCGAGTGATGTGCAAACCAAAGTCGGTGACTATTTAACGAGCGCCAAGATTTCGGGGGCGACGACGACCGTGAGTCCTAGCCCGCCCAGCAATGCCGGTTATGGCGCGCCGGTGACGGTTACGGTCTCGGTGCCTTTTAATCAAGTCAGTTGGCTGCCGTCGCCGTTGTTCCTCGGGGGCAAGACGATGTCAGCAACAAGCGTGATGCGGAGAGAAGCGGTTCAATAA
- the cpaB gene encoding Flp pilus assembly protein CpaB, protein MRPKSLLLLLLALGCGLVASIGISQVMEHRNQAQTPPAEMEKIYVAKKDIRVNEPLNPQNLVLEDWPKDRVPADAVRELKELENQHAGSTILQGEPIRKGKFANDTRMNEIPPGYRVVAVPADAVSSTGHLLQPGDRVDVIVYVTRNVQAGIDQPLAKTVLQDVRVFAVNEHWRTDESKDAEAIAARTVSLLVTPDQVELVTLAAEMGRIRLVLRHPDDDKIAQTGGKDAKDLFGGDGNGDRAKEWGENKQTNSGAGGGILNFLKANKQPPAAEPKIAAAEPSPEEEQHFWMELLKGEEVSRVEFTKKGKDGRWQTETTGGGSFQGAADPTVGAPTPDDPTTGATGVTN, encoded by the coding sequence ATGCGTCCTAAGTCCCTGCTATTGCTGCTGTTGGCGCTAGGTTGCGGCCTAGTCGCTTCGATCGGTATTAGCCAGGTGATGGAGCACCGCAATCAGGCTCAAACGCCACCGGCGGAGATGGAGAAAATCTATGTCGCTAAAAAGGACATTCGCGTCAACGAGCCGCTCAATCCGCAAAACCTCGTCCTCGAAGATTGGCCGAAGGACAGGGTTCCGGCCGACGCAGTGCGGGAACTGAAAGAACTGGAAAATCAACATGCTGGCAGCACAATTTTGCAAGGCGAGCCGATTCGCAAGGGAAAGTTTGCCAACGACACACGAATGAATGAAATTCCGCCGGGCTATCGCGTGGTAGCGGTTCCGGCCGACGCAGTGAGTTCGACCGGCCACCTGTTGCAGCCAGGCGATCGCGTAGACGTCATCGTGTATGTCACTCGCAACGTGCAGGCGGGAATTGACCAGCCGCTGGCCAAGACCGTACTGCAAGACGTCCGCGTGTTTGCCGTTAACGAACACTGGAGAACGGACGAATCGAAAGACGCCGAAGCCATCGCCGCGCGGACGGTGTCGCTACTGGTGACTCCAGATCAAGTCGAATTGGTGACGCTCGCCGCCGAAATGGGACGAATCCGCTTGGTTTTGCGCCATCCCGATGATGACAAGATCGCGCAGACTGGCGGCAAAGATGCCAAAGATCTGTTTGGCGGCGACGGCAATGGCGACAGAGCCAAGGAATGGGGAGAAAACAAACAAACCAATTCAGGCGCAGGGGGAGGAATCCTCAATTTTCTCAAAGCCAACAAACAGCCGCCGGCTGCTGAGCCAAAGATCGCGGCCGCGGAACCGTCGCCGGAGGAAGAACAGCATTTTTGGATGGAATTGTTGAAAGGCGAAGAAGTCAGTCGCGTCGAATTTACGAAAAAGGGAAAGGACGGCCGTTGGCAGACTGAGACGACCGGCGGCGGCAGCTTTCAAGGGGCTGCCGATCCTACGGTCGGCGCGCCGACGCCGGATGATCCAACGACTGGCGCAACCGGCGTAACCAATTGA